In a genomic window of Akkermansia massiliensis:
- a CDS encoding phage protein Gp36 family protein: MSSWITLTADMLTEAIDRAELEAITAADTDGTVIPGIIQDVTAAVREAIAANAANVMDLQSDTTIPRTLKPEALDMIAWRLLKRFAVMVSEDRDKANTAARERLEAVRAGTHRVIGPDGRMPVPPGKRPYVQGPRPAYGSGAPGLFPSPGRGVNR; encoded by the coding sequence ATGTCAAGCTGGATCACATTGACGGCGGACATGCTCACGGAGGCCATCGACCGAGCGGAGCTGGAGGCCATCACGGCCGCCGACACGGATGGCACCGTCATCCCCGGCATCATCCAGGACGTGACGGCAGCCGTGCGCGAGGCCATTGCTGCCAACGCCGCCAATGTGATGGACCTGCAGAGCGACACCACCATCCCGCGCACGCTCAAGCCGGAGGCCCTGGACATGATCGCCTGGCGTCTGCTCAAGCGGTTTGCGGTGATGGTCTCCGAGGACCGGGATAAGGCCAACACAGCCGCCCGCGAGCGGCTGGAGGCCGTCCGGGCCGGCACCCACCGGGTGATCGGTCCGGATGGCCGCATGCCCGTGCCTCCCGGTAAGCGCCCCTACGTCCAGGGACCGCGCCCTGCCTACGGCTCCGGAGCTCCGGGGTTGTTCCCGTCCCCCGGACGGGGAGTTAACAGGTAA
- a CDS encoding phage portal protein family protein, with amino-acid sequence MIRRLYNYILHRRPHAEGVQRALTAPDKASQDSKPAMFAALALAELDKVRRRQIERVCPLDYLSVDTIRRCLQDCQLGAYAEQQWIWEQMERYDAMLMTCITKRDDALSKYDWSITVKPDLDDRDSLLAESQQRTITDLCNAIVNMDEAITSLSQASRRHYKFLQPYADSDGLHLLPIDNWLMCRDGYRGPWGYNPNAQFGRYRGEALPVPLDDLILRLHPRPIDMPAQMLVLNRSTTLAQWDVFLERLGTPPAFFVLPPDCSEELRQEYIKMSAMCYSAATGVIDHDSDIKSIPISQTSVDLFDRRYKVATEEIAMLTTAGKLTVMTESGSGTLAGGAQADGFADWAGGEASSIASVLTVQLVNRVLDEYHPGQPHLVNFTLSCVDKTTPDKEIANAAALRAAGYDIDDAEVSERTGWQVTAGVSSSQLYAIKAAGYVPQQQAMEGVVKMPLQPAPQETPYTLNSRRRDALTTLALHRSTTLWEPARLRLEEVVAHRLQDIDKRLERVTLEMLPLSPAEQAQLALMLQVPGEEEIVSTALQIARRLQEARNEGRRRAAAIDPSLTLSTPARPLHGANSAQSNA; translated from the coding sequence ATGATCAGACGACTCTACAACTACATCCTCCACCGCAGGCCCCATGCAGAGGGCGTGCAGCGGGCGCTTACCGCGCCGGACAAGGCATCCCAGGACAGCAAGCCGGCCATGTTTGCCGCACTCGCCCTGGCCGAGCTGGACAAGGTACGCCGCCGCCAGATTGAGCGCGTGTGCCCGCTGGACTACCTGAGCGTGGATACCATACGGCGCTGCCTGCAGGACTGCCAGCTGGGCGCCTATGCCGAGCAGCAGTGGATCTGGGAACAGATGGAGCGCTACGACGCCATGCTGATGACCTGTATTACCAAGCGGGACGACGCTCTGAGCAAGTACGACTGGTCTATCACGGTCAAGCCGGACCTGGACGACCGCGACAGCCTGCTGGCCGAGAGCCAGCAGCGCACCATTACCGACCTGTGCAACGCCATCGTTAACATGGACGAGGCCATCACCTCCCTGTCCCAGGCGTCCCGCCGGCACTACAAATTCTTGCAGCCCTACGCCGACAGCGATGGCCTGCATCTGTTGCCCATTGACAACTGGCTGATGTGCCGGGACGGCTACCGGGGTCCCTGGGGGTACAATCCCAACGCCCAGTTTGGCCGCTACCGGGGAGAGGCCTTGCCGGTCCCGCTGGACGACCTCATCCTGCGCCTGCATCCCCGGCCCATCGACATGCCCGCCCAGATGCTGGTGCTTAACCGTAGCACGACGCTGGCCCAATGGGACGTGTTCTTGGAGAGGCTGGGTACGCCGCCGGCATTTTTTGTGCTTCCTCCTGACTGCTCCGAGGAGCTGCGTCAGGAGTACATCAAGATGTCGGCCATGTGCTACTCGGCGGCCACCGGCGTCATCGACCACGACTCCGATATCAAGTCCATCCCGATATCCCAGACGAGCGTCGACTTGTTTGACCGCCGTTACAAGGTGGCCACCGAGGAGATCGCCATGCTGACCACGGCCGGCAAGCTCACGGTCATGACCGAGTCGGGCTCCGGTACCTTGGCCGGGGGAGCACAGGCCGACGGATTTGCCGACTGGGCCGGCGGCGAGGCATCCTCCATCGCCTCTGTACTGACAGTCCAGCTGGTCAACCGGGTGCTGGATGAGTACCACCCCGGCCAGCCGCACCTGGTGAATTTTACGCTCTCCTGCGTGGACAAGACCACGCCGGACAAGGAGATTGCCAACGCCGCCGCCCTGCGTGCCGCCGGCTACGACATCGACGACGCCGAGGTCAGCGAGCGCACCGGCTGGCAGGTGACCGCCGGGGTCTCCTCCTCCCAGCTCTACGCCATCAAGGCCGCCGGCTACGTGCCCCAGCAGCAGGCCATGGAGGGTGTCGTCAAGATGCCCCTGCAGCCCGCCCCCCAGGAGACGCCCTACACGCTTAACTCCCGCCGCCGAGACGCCCTCACTACCCTGGCTCTGCACCGCAGCACCACACTCTGGGAGCCAGCCCGCCTCCGTCTGGAGGAGGTGGTCGCCCACCGCCTGCAAGACATCGACAAACGCCTGGAGCGGGTCACGCTGGAGATGCTGCCCCTCTCCCCGGCGGAGCAGGCCCAGCTGGCCCTGATGCTGCAGGTCCCCGGAGAGGAGGAGATCGTCTCCACCGCACTCCAGATTGCCCGACGCCTCCAGGAGGCCCGCAACGAGGGGAGACGCCGCGCGGCGGCCATTGACCCGTCTCTCACATTATCCACCCCTGCACGACCCCTGCACGGCGCAAATTCAGCCCAATCCAACGCATGA
- a CDS encoding terminase large subunit domain-containing protein — MSSSLITTPLDLLLPYQAQWVADESRFKAGIWSRQSGKDFSTAAEAVRDAMIRPKTTWMIAAPSERQAMESLSKCKEWAEAFSVALAAEEIERQDGPNTLLKSGSITFDNGSRILAVPGRPDTVRGFSANLVLTEFAFFEDPDATWRAVLPSITNPLRGGEKKVRLITTPNGKTGRGARTYKIINDNLLNPREGRKQHWSCHVVTIAKAVEDGLPIDIDELRESLDDPIGWAQEYMCEFLDSSNVLLPYDLIATAESASATVSCDPAIYLGNKLDLRLGIDFGRTNDPTVCWTLERVGDVLVTREVLVLRNMSVPDQMEVLRHRIKAARRVCYDYTGVGIGMGDVLVKEFKRWHPEGHEYGRIELCTFTPAFKRLIFPRLRQAFEAPTRVRIPIDVEVREDLHAMQQIFRGTDYSYEAPHTREGHSDRCTALALALRAADGHVQHHLPAPGTGRIITGAGLFGGRSHGSLFGGRPILHQLLAA, encoded by the coding sequence ATGTCCTCCTCCCTGATCACAACGCCACTGGATCTGCTGCTGCCTTACCAGGCGCAGTGGGTGGCGGACGAGAGCCGGTTTAAGGCCGGCATCTGGTCCCGTCAGTCCGGTAAGGATTTTAGCACGGCCGCCGAGGCGGTGAGGGATGCGATGATCAGGCCCAAGACCACCTGGATGATCGCAGCCCCCTCCGAGCGCCAGGCGATGGAGTCGCTGTCCAAGTGCAAGGAGTGGGCGGAGGCATTTAGCGTCGCACTGGCTGCCGAGGAGATTGAGCGCCAGGACGGCCCCAACACCCTGCTCAAGTCCGGCTCCATCACGTTTGACAACGGCAGCCGCATCCTGGCTGTCCCCGGCCGGCCGGATACCGTGCGAGGCTTTAGCGCCAACCTGGTGCTGACGGAATTCGCATTTTTCGAGGACCCCGATGCGACGTGGCGTGCAGTGCTCCCATCCATCACCAATCCCCTCCGGGGCGGTGAGAAAAAGGTCCGCCTCATTACTACCCCCAACGGCAAGACGGGTCGTGGCGCCAGGACGTACAAGATCATCAACGACAACCTGCTTAACCCCAGGGAGGGCCGCAAGCAGCACTGGTCCTGCCATGTGGTGACCATCGCCAAGGCAGTGGAGGATGGCCTCCCGATCGACATCGACGAGCTCCGCGAATCCTTGGACGACCCCATTGGTTGGGCTCAAGAGTACATGTGCGAATTCCTGGACAGCAGCAACGTGCTGCTGCCCTACGACCTGATCGCCACGGCTGAGTCGGCAAGTGCCACGGTGTCCTGCGACCCGGCCATCTACCTGGGCAACAAGCTGGACCTGCGCCTGGGCATCGACTTTGGACGCACCAACGACCCGACGGTCTGCTGGACATTGGAGCGGGTGGGGGACGTGCTCGTCACCCGCGAGGTACTGGTGCTGCGCAACATGTCCGTGCCCGACCAGATGGAGGTACTGCGCCACCGCATCAAGGCGGCCAGACGCGTCTGCTACGACTACACGGGTGTGGGCATCGGCATGGGCGATGTCCTGGTCAAGGAGTTTAAGCGCTGGCATCCGGAGGGCCATGAGTATGGCAGGATCGAGCTCTGCACGTTTACGCCTGCGTTTAAGCGCCTCATCTTCCCGCGCCTCCGCCAGGCCTTTGAGGCTCCGACCCGCGTCCGCATCCCCATCGACGTGGAGGTGCGCGAGGACCTGCACGCCATGCAGCAGATATTTAGAGGTACGGACTACAGCTACGAGGCCCCGCACACCAGGGAGGGACACTCCGACCGGTGCACGGCCCTGGCTCTGGCCCTGCGCGCCGCCGACGGCCACGTGCAGCACCATCTCCCGGCCCCAGGCACCGGCCGCATCATCACGGGAGCGGGCCTGTTTGGCGGCCGCTCCCACGGCTCGCTCTTTGGCGGCCGTCCCATCCTACATCAACTCCTGGCAGCATAG